One window from the genome of Leuconostoc suionicum encodes:
- a CDS encoding oxidoreductase — MKNLTDKVTFRHGATIDTRTAQSPMLTNSGLNEKVTQDTINYYNARSQSAGMVIVEYTSVSPNGGPSRSWAPDREQLAIYDDSFVPGFKEITEKLKKDGNKAILQLVHSGREAQYRYALGGRVEVPSNIDFPWISYPLHELSEDEVWQIVKDFGTATKRAIDSGFDGIEIHGANHYLHQEFFSAYSNVRTDFWGGSLEKRMNFALEVAREVFKVAKENAPKDFIIGYRISPEEVHEDNIGYTWQEAQLLVNQLTENFEFDYIHLSTNDYTATPTDSDKNYAQLLGERVKKPALLMIAGGIHTVEKMKDALQFVDIVSLGRPTLIDNQIGYKIKNGQAEHIFLEFNEESVKESHLTPGLIDLLANTAYFDMPGIDYLKTLTDVKLGDVVTHDGTK; from the coding sequence ATGAAAAATTTAACAGACAAGGTAACTTTTCGGCATGGCGCAACAATAGATACTAGGACTGCTCAGTCACCTATGCTGACAAATAGTGGTTTAAATGAAAAAGTAACACAAGACACAATCAATTACTATAATGCCCGTTCACAATCAGCTGGTATGGTAATCGTTGAGTACACGAGTGTCAGCCCCAATGGCGGTCCATCACGTTCTTGGGCACCCGACCGTGAACAATTAGCAATTTATGACGATAGTTTTGTCCCGGGATTTAAAGAAATTACTGAGAAATTAAAAAAAGATGGCAATAAAGCTATCCTTCAACTAGTCCATTCTGGACGTGAGGCACAGTATCGATATGCGCTCGGCGGACGAGTAGAAGTACCTTCAAACATTGATTTTCCATGGATTAGTTATCCTTTACATGAGTTGTCCGAAGATGAAGTCTGGCAAATTGTAAAAGATTTCGGTACCGCAACAAAACGTGCAATTGATAGTGGTTTTGATGGTATCGAAATTCACGGAGCAAATCATTATTTGCATCAAGAATTTTTTTCTGCTTATTCTAATGTTCGTACTGACTTTTGGGGCGGTAGTCTTGAAAAAAGGATGAACTTTGCCCTCGAAGTCGCACGAGAAGTATTCAAGGTAGCCAAGGAAAATGCCCCAAAAGACTTTATTATCGGTTATCGAATTAGCCCCGAAGAGGTTCACGAAGATAATATCGGCTATACGTGGCAGGAAGCTCAATTACTAGTTAACCAATTGACAGAAAATTTTGAATTTGACTATATCCACCTTTCGACAAATGACTATACTGCGACGCCAACCGATTCTGATAAAAACTATGCACAACTACTCGGAGAACGAGTAAAAAAGCCAGCCCTTCTGATGATTGCTGGCGGTATCCATACCGTTGAGAAAATGAAAGATGCTCTGCAATTTGTTGATATTGTAAGTTTAGGCCGCCCCACTTTAATTGACAACCAAATTGGTTATAAAATCAAAAACGGTCAAGCTGAACATATTTTCTTAGAATTCAACGAAGAATCAGTGAAAGAATCACATCTAACACCAGGGTTGATCGATCTACTTGCAAACACAGCATATTTCGATATGCCTGGCATAGACTATCTTAAAACGCTCACAGATGTTAAACTAGGCGACGTTGTAACTCACGACGGAACAAAATGA
- the rpsI gene encoding 30S ribosomal protein S9, with protein MTTAVQYAGTGRRKNSVARVRLVPGNGQITMNGKSIEEYIPFANLREVVLQPFNVTETLGNYDVLVNVIGGGYSGQAGATRHGIARALLTVDPDFRAALKAAGLLTRDSRMKERKKPGLKKARKASQFSKR; from the coding sequence ATGACTACAGCAGTACAATATGCCGGCACAGGTCGTCGTAAGAACTCAGTTGCTCGTGTACGTTTGGTTCCAGGTAATGGCCAAATCACAATGAACGGCAAGTCAATCGAAGAATATATTCCTTTTGCTAACTTGCGTGAAGTTGTTTTGCAACCATTTAACGTTACTGAAACATTAGGTAACTATGACGTATTAGTTAACGTTATTGGTGGTGGTTATTCTGGTCAAGCTGGTGCAACACGTCACGGTATCGCCCGTGCTTTGTTGACAGTAGATCCTGATTTCCGTGCAGCATTGAAGGCAGCAGGTTTGTTGACTCGTGACTCACGTATGAAGGAACGTAAGAAGCCAGGTTTGAAGAAAGCCCGTAAGGCATCACAATTCTCAAAGCGTTAA
- a CDS encoding Ppx/GppA phosphatase family protein has product MAKLQGVILLNTDAAALQIVDSRGRQIEHVKREYSESDLALAAFSTEVMQRALVQLQRFQQLLRDYEVDDIRLYGSENLSKMLNAIYFVDQVENITGLELLWLNANQENYYRQLALRVNDEKILNERYAFVLGISSTRVDLSYFENNQFKFSQHSAVGPVRLTQSIRNMAAEITEIPDLIPEFIDSKLADFWHMLPPFQPTDTVVLLGADVLNHLFLNKKNKTTILKSELQSLIASFSQMNKQAFAEQYNIEQNDIWMVFMEAVLVVQVMTAVGANNLHISNLTVLDGLVIKDNNAQNDIITAARGIADRYMVEEKHREIVLKYAWRLFDRLKKIHRLSARDRLLLGVAALTHDVGSFINSQKHYQYSEEILEGIDFHGLSTSEQRMIASIARYHSAETPDNALRSTQDFSPRQRIRIAKMAALLRLADALDDSRLQKISKLTVSIGSEKITVTGQATADLQLEIYIFAQKAHFFEAVFGLPIILKRQGKRS; this is encoded by the coding sequence ATGGCAAAATTACAGGGTGTGATTCTTCTAAACACTGATGCTGCAGCGTTACAAATCGTTGATAGCCGTGGGCGTCAAATAGAACATGTTAAACGTGAATATAGTGAAAGTGACTTGGCACTAGCAGCTTTTTCCACAGAAGTTATGCAGCGCGCGCTAGTACAATTACAGCGCTTTCAACAGTTATTACGTGACTATGAAGTGGATGACATCCGTTTATATGGTAGTGAAAATTTGTCTAAAATGCTCAATGCTATTTATTTCGTTGATCAAGTAGAAAATATAACAGGCCTTGAGTTGCTTTGGCTTAATGCTAACCAAGAAAATTACTATCGACAGCTGGCATTACGTGTAAATGATGAAAAAATATTAAATGAACGCTATGCTTTTGTGTTAGGTATTAGTTCAACTAGAGTAGATTTATCTTATTTTGAAAATAATCAATTTAAGTTTTCACAGCATTCGGCTGTTGGCCCAGTCCGATTAACACAATCTATTCGAAATATGGCGGCAGAAATTACTGAAATACCTGATTTAATACCGGAATTCATTGATAGTAAATTGGCTGACTTTTGGCATATGTTGCCACCTTTTCAGCCAACAGATACAGTGGTTTTACTTGGTGCAGATGTTTTAAACCATCTCTTTCTTAACAAAAAAAATAAAACGACAATTTTAAAGTCAGAACTACAGTCATTGATTGCTAGTTTTAGCCAGATGAATAAGCAAGCTTTTGCTGAACAATATAATATTGAACAAAATGACATTTGGATGGTCTTTATGGAGGCTGTTTTGGTAGTACAGGTTATGACAGCTGTTGGAGCAAATAATCTTCATATTAGTAACTTAACGGTCTTAGATGGCCTAGTAATTAAAGATAACAATGCGCAAAACGATATTATTACCGCAGCACGAGGAATTGCTGATCGTTATATGGTTGAAGAAAAACACCGCGAAATTGTACTTAAGTATGCTTGGCGTCTATTTGATCGATTGAAGAAAATTCATCGTTTGAGTGCTCGAGACCGTCTACTATTAGGTGTTGCTGCTTTGACACATGATGTTGGTAGTTTTATTAATTCTCAAAAACACTATCAATACTCGGAAGAAATTCTCGAGGGAATTGATTTTCATGGTTTGTCCACATCAGAACAACGAATGATTGCATCAATTGCTCGTTATCATAGTGCTGAAACGCCTGATAATGCGTTAAGGTCGACCCAAGATTTTTCACCACGACAACGTATTCGTATCGCTAAAATGGCTGCTTTATTGCGTTTGGCTGATGCACTAGACGACAGTAGACTACAAAAGATAAGTAAGTTAACTGTTTCCATTGGTTCAGAAAAAATCACTGTGACAGGCCAGGCTACGGCAGATTTACAACTAGAAATTTACATATTTGCCCAAAAAGCACATTTTTTTGAGGCAGTTTTCGGATTGCCAATCATCTTGAAGCGCCAAGGAAAAAGGAGCTGA
- a CDS encoding LysR family transcriptional regulator: protein MNFDQLLYAEVLAQHNSMQKAADVLHISKSGLSIAIHQLENELEVTLFDKSSSGTKLTSEGRQLLSSISDILRFKNNLEKTATIVANPQKHQKVSIHYMNTMLKPFISTFIDNYVAKFENVQVNISCHEFESIVRRVRSQEIDAGFIAINNINDESIENLDFTPVCDSKLVLFCAPDNPLNALNRPISLTDLKKQKFSLFNDKFHDEIFERLQFQCGPLSLVLRVDDAWAMNQAIFNLNTVCFGRIVQGNLSSNTDFSKLKIIDIGHIFDDDFKLGWLTNPNYMISEKAQELLRDITAEVKKDAQ, encoded by the coding sequence ATGAATTTCGACCAACTACTTTACGCTGAAGTTTTGGCTCAGCATAATTCTATGCAGAAAGCCGCTGACGTACTACACATCAGTAAGTCTGGACTAAGCATAGCCATACATCAACTCGAAAATGAATTGGAAGTAACTCTTTTTGATAAATCATCATCTGGAACTAAGCTAACCTCCGAAGGAAGACAATTGTTGTCTTCCATTTCCGATATTTTACGTTTTAAAAATAATCTTGAGAAAACTGCTACGATTGTTGCTAATCCCCAAAAGCATCAAAAGGTTTCAATTCATTACATGAACACAATGTTAAAACCTTTTATTAGCACTTTTATTGATAATTATGTTGCTAAATTTGAAAATGTTCAGGTTAATATTAGTTGTCACGAATTTGAATCAATTGTCCGTCGTGTACGTAGTCAAGAAATTGATGCAGGTTTTATCGCAATAAATAATATTAATGATGAAAGCATTGAAAATTTAGATTTTACACCGGTTTGTGATAGTAAGTTAGTTTTATTTTGCGCACCGGACAACCCGCTAAATGCTTTGAATCGGCCGATATCTTTAACAGATTTAAAAAAACAAAAATTTAGTCTTTTCAATGATAAATTCCACGATGAAATTTTCGAAAGATTACAATTTCAATGTGGACCGTTATCACTTGTGTTAAGAGTCGATGATGCTTGGGCAATGAACCAAGCAATATTTAATTTAAACACCGTCTGTTTTGGTAGAATTGTCCAAGGAAATTTATCTAGTAATACAGATTTTTCGAAGCTTAAGATCATTGATATTGGTCATATTTTTGATGATGATTTCAAGCTCGGTTGGTTAACTAACCCAAATTATATGATATCCGAGAAAGCCCAAGAATTACTGAGAGATATTACTGCAGAAGTAAAAAAAGATGCTCAATAA
- the eno gene encoding phosphopyruvate hydratase, translating into MSLITDIIAREVLDSRGNPTLEAEVITELGGFGRGMVPSGASTGEHEAVELRDGDKSRFGGKGTTKAVANVNDAIAKALVGKFDVTDQRAIDQAMIELDGTENKGKLGANAILAVSIAAARAAADELGVPLFSYLGGANSYVLPTPMMNVINGGAHSANKVDFQEFMIMPVGAPTVKEAIRYGSETFHALKKLLEADGKATSVGDEGGFAPDFADNEEPLKYLIRAIEAAGYKPGKDIAIAVDVASSELYDAETKTYKLRWSTGEEFTTPEFIKYLEDLADRYPIISIEDPIDENEWEDWATITAELGKKVQLVGDDFFVTNTQYLEKGINMGAANSILIKVNQIGTLTETFEAIEMAKEAGYTAIVSHRSGETEDTTISDLVVATNAGQIKTGSLSRTDRIAKYNQLIRIEELLDTTAKYKGIHSFYNLSAAAREAIENK; encoded by the coding sequence ATGTCTTTAATCACTGATATTATCGCACGCGAAGTCCTTGACTCACGTGGAAACCCTACACTTGAAGCTGAAGTTATCACAGAATTGGGTGGCTTTGGTCGTGGAATGGTCCCTTCAGGTGCATCAACAGGTGAACACGAAGCTGTTGAATTGCGTGATGGAGACAAGTCACGTTTTGGTGGTAAGGGAACAACAAAGGCTGTTGCCAATGTTAACGATGCTATCGCTAAGGCTTTGGTTGGTAAGTTCGATGTAACTGACCAACGTGCAATCGATCAAGCTATGATCGAACTCGACGGTACAGAAAACAAGGGTAAGTTGGGTGCAAACGCTATTTTGGCTGTTTCAATCGCTGCTGCCCGTGCAGCTGCTGACGAATTAGGTGTACCTTTGTTCTCATACTTAGGTGGTGCAAATTCATACGTATTGCCAACACCTATGATGAACGTTATCAATGGTGGTGCTCACTCAGCAAACAAGGTTGACTTCCAAGAATTCATGATTATGCCTGTTGGTGCACCAACAGTTAAGGAAGCAATTCGTTACGGTTCAGAAACATTCCATGCTTTGAAGAAGTTATTAGAAGCTGATGGTAAGGCAACTTCAGTTGGTGATGAAGGTGGATTTGCACCTGACTTCGCTGATAACGAAGAACCTTTGAAGTATTTGATCCGTGCGATCGAAGCCGCTGGTTACAAGCCTGGTAAGGACATCGCAATTGCTGTCGATGTTGCTTCATCAGAATTGTATGATGCAGAAACAAAGACATACAAGTTGCGTTGGTCAACTGGAGAAGAATTCACAACACCTGAATTCATCAAGTATCTTGAAGATTTGGCAGATCGTTACCCAATCATTTCAATCGAAGATCCTATCGACGAAAACGAATGGGAAGACTGGGCAACAATTACTGCAGAATTGGGCAAGAAGGTTCAATTGGTTGGTGATGATTTCTTCGTTACTAACACACAATACCTTGAAAAGGGTATCAACATGGGTGCTGCTAACTCAATCTTGATCAAGGTTAACCAAATCGGTACTTTGACAGAGACTTTCGAAGCTATCGAAATGGCTAAGGAAGCTGGTTACACGGCTATTGTTTCTCACCGTTCAGGTGAAACAGAAGACACAACAATTTCTGACTTGGTTGTTGCTACAAACGCTGGTCAAATCAAGACAGGTTCATTGTCACGTACTGATCGTATTGCTAAGTATAACCAATTGATCCGCATCGAAGAATTGTTAGACACAACTGCTAAGTATAAGGGTATCCATTCATTCTATAACTTGTCAGCTGCTGCTCGCGAAGCAATTGAAAACAAGTAA
- the tpiA gene encoding triose-phosphate isomerase, translated as MSQHNASRVPFVVANWKINKLHADVADFLNKVNGKVPAQNIVETGIAAQDLFLSDMVRATADSPIHIVAENVHWEDSGAYTGETSPKALKDIGATYVLIGHFERRKFFNETDSTVNLKVTAALRNGLRPIIDVDEDMSTYAQFMDAEPSVAQVAAALAGVSVDQIRNVTLAYEPTWAIGSGEAASAVQAQKAAHLIRQTLAKLYSPVIAEQVRVLYGGSVTPDNAREIMLQKDIDGVLVGTSALDPEKFLQLVAIAQDPEVPDFNIENT; from the coding sequence ATGAGTCAACATAATGCTTCACGGGTACCTTTTGTTGTTGCAAATTGGAAAATCAATAAGTTACATGCTGATGTGGCAGATTTTTTAAATAAAGTAAATGGTAAGGTGCCAGCCCAAAATATTGTAGAAACAGGTATTGCAGCACAAGATTTATTTTTATCAGACATGGTTCGTGCCACGGCAGATTCACCTATACATATTGTGGCCGAAAACGTTCATTGGGAAGATAGTGGTGCTTATACAGGAGAGACATCGCCAAAAGCTTTAAAAGATATAGGTGCAACCTATGTTTTGATAGGCCACTTTGAACGTCGGAAGTTTTTTAACGAAACTGACTCAACAGTTAATTTGAAAGTTACCGCAGCACTTAGAAACGGGTTACGTCCAATCATTGATGTTGATGAAGATATGAGTACTTATGCACAGTTTATGGATGCAGAACCATCCGTTGCTCAGGTAGCTGCTGCGTTGGCCGGGGTATCAGTAGACCAAATTCGTAATGTCACACTTGCTTATGAGCCTACCTGGGCAATTGGTTCTGGAGAAGCTGCAAGTGCTGTTCAAGCACAAAAAGCGGCCCATTTGATACGACAAACACTAGCTAAACTATATTCACCAGTTATTGCCGAGCAAGTACGTGTTTTGTACGGCGGTTCTGTCACACCTGATAATGCGCGTGAAATTATGTTGCAAAAAGACATTGATGGTGTTCTGGTAGGTACATCTGCACTTGATCCAGAAAAGTTTTTACAACTTGTTGCCATTGCACAAGATCCTGAAGTACCAGATTTTAACATTGAAAATACATGA
- a CDS encoding RNA degradosome polyphosphate kinase: MTDLKQPKYYVNREISWLGFNKRVLEEGRDTQNPILERAKFLAITQKNMDEWFMVRVASLQQQMLVGHDKADASGLSPKQQLIKIAAAAGEQIKNQYQVLTRSIIPTMKRLGFELLRAEDLTDEQFNFLREFFERELRPVLTPMAIDSTRPFPFLANDTLNIGVRLKKNDEQSEKHIAVLQVPETSGRVIALPEENQVILIEEVVQLFLDALFPGYTIKESNVFHILRDMELDVADDEDTPNILQEVQSKLQERERGRVIRVIVSANTGKMLMTKLIKALQVPDDRIYEVSGPIDLTFINSWLKLIDAPTLEYAPFHGYENPDLSSDKIFDSIRKRDYLLHHPYDSFKPVVQFIKTAAKDDDVLAIKMTLYRVSGNSPIIKALSDAAQRGKQVTVLLEIKARFDEENNVHWARELEQKGVHVVYGLRGLKVHAKMAMVVRREDDTIRRYVHLATGNYNDVTANFYTDLGLLTVDSELGADVASIFNILTGYSDPSFFHQLHMSPNGIREFIYEKINIEIMNAKAGKSSGIKMKFNSLSDERMVRHLYEASEAGVPIELIVRGITMLKVGIPKISETIKVHSIVGRFLEHSRIFIFNNDDNPLTYLSSADLMTRNLNRRVELLFPIRNETLSQQVINIFEIMWADNVKTRVLQPNGSFEKIDRRGLASVNAQEMFIAESMAKQIELKQQQERENTQKEFEPINNPFIGGEE; this comes from the coding sequence ATGACAGATTTAAAACAACCTAAATATTATGTTAACCGCGAAATTAGTTGGTTAGGGTTCAATAAACGTGTGCTTGAGGAAGGTCGAGATACACAGAATCCCATATTAGAGCGAGCTAAATTTTTAGCTATTACCCAGAAAAATATGGACGAATGGTTCATGGTTCGTGTGGCAAGTTTACAACAGCAAATGCTTGTAGGGCACGATAAGGCAGATGCTTCTGGTCTGTCACCAAAACAACAACTGATTAAGATTGCTGCCGCGGCAGGAGAACAAATTAAAAACCAATATCAAGTGTTGACTCGAAGTATTATCCCGACGATGAAGAGGCTAGGCTTTGAATTGCTTCGTGCAGAAGACTTAACTGATGAACAGTTTAATTTTCTGAGGGAGTTTTTTGAGAGAGAATTAAGACCTGTTTTGACACCGATGGCTATTGATAGTACAAGGCCATTTCCTTTTTTGGCCAACGATACATTAAATATCGGAGTTCGTTTGAAAAAGAATGATGAACAATCTGAAAAGCACATTGCTGTATTGCAGGTGCCTGAAACTTCAGGCCGTGTGATTGCATTGCCTGAAGAAAATCAAGTCATTTTAATTGAGGAGGTTGTTCAACTATTTTTGGATGCACTTTTTCCAGGATATACAATCAAAGAATCAAATGTTTTTCATATTTTACGCGATATGGAGCTAGACGTCGCTGACGATGAGGATACGCCTAATATTTTGCAAGAAGTGCAAAGCAAATTACAGGAGCGTGAGCGTGGGCGCGTGATTCGTGTTATTGTCAGTGCAAATACTGGAAAAATGTTGATGACGAAACTTATCAAAGCACTGCAAGTCCCTGATGATCGGATTTATGAGGTGAGTGGACCAATTGATTTAACATTTATTAATTCCTGGTTAAAATTAATTGATGCGCCAACCCTAGAATATGCACCATTTCACGGCTATGAAAATCCGGATTTATCATCTGACAAAATATTTGATAGTATTCGAAAACGTGATTACTTGTTGCATCATCCGTATGACTCATTCAAGCCAGTTGTTCAATTTATTAAAACAGCGGCAAAGGATGATGATGTGCTTGCTATTAAAATGACTTTGTATCGCGTATCTGGTAATTCACCAATTATTAAAGCATTATCAGATGCCGCGCAACGCGGTAAACAGGTAACAGTTTTACTTGAGATTAAGGCCCGTTTTGATGAAGAGAATAACGTCCATTGGGCACGTGAATTAGAGCAAAAGGGTGTGCACGTAGTATATGGCCTGCGCGGCCTGAAAGTTCATGCTAAAATGGCAATGGTTGTACGACGTGAAGATGATACTATTCGTCGCTATGTTCATCTCGCGACGGGAAACTATAATGATGTCACAGCAAATTTCTATACAGATCTTGGTTTATTGACTGTTGATAGCGAATTAGGAGCAGACGTAGCTTCTATTTTTAATATTTTGACTGGCTACTCTGATCCTAGTTTTTTTCATCAGTTGCACATGTCACCAAATGGTATTCGTGAATTTATTTATGAGAAAATTAATATTGAAATTATGAATGCCAAAGCAGGTAAATCTTCGGGTATTAAAATGAAATTTAATTCTTTATCTGATGAAAGGATGGTTAGACATTTATATGAGGCAAGTGAAGCAGGTGTTCCAATTGAATTAATTGTTCGAGGGATTACAATGCTTAAAGTAGGGATTCCAAAAATCAGTGAGACAATTAAGGTGCATTCAATTGTTGGACGTTTTTTGGAACATAGCAGAATCTTTATTTTTAATAATGATGATAATCCACTGACCTATTTGTCTTCGGCTGACTTAATGACAAGAAATCTGAATCGTCGCGTAGAATTGTTATTTCCCATTCGAAACGAGACTTTGTCTCAACAGGTAATTAATATCTTTGAAATCATGTGGGCAGATAATGTTAAGACCCGAGTTTTGCAGCCAAATGGATCATTTGAAAAAATTGACAGAAGAGGATTAGCTTCCGTAAATGCACAAGAAATGTTCATAGCAGAATCTATGGCAAAACAAATTGAATTGAAGCAACAACAGGAACGAGAAAACACTCAAAAAGAATTTGAACCAATTAATAACCCATTCATAGGAGGAGAAGAATGA
- a CDS encoding DNA-3-methyladenine glycosylase I encodes MVAKIKRCAWVNNYQYSKLMTDYHDKEWGQPNQYSDSQLFELLTLEVFQAGLSWETSLKRRSAMIKAFYAFNIDRVAEMTEKDILRLKTNPEIINNTLKITATIHNAKIIKQLTSYSFDSFSDYMWSFTDGQVINHHIIDNIDIPSQNELSQLVSKDMKKRGFKFIGPVIVYSYMQAIGIINDHEQNCSFNPDNF; translated from the coding sequence ATGGTTGCTAAAATAAAACGTTGTGCGTGGGTGAATAATTATCAATACTCAAAACTTATGACAGATTACCATGATAAAGAATGGGGGCAACCAAATCAATATAGTGATAGTCAGTTATTTGAATTGTTAACTTTGGAGGTGTTTCAGGCGGGATTGAGTTGGGAAACTTCTTTAAAACGACGTTCTGCAATGATTAAAGCGTTTTACGCGTTTAATATAGATCGAGTTGCGGAAATGACCGAAAAAGACATTTTACGACTAAAAACTAATCCTGAAATTATTAACAATACGTTGAAGATTACTGCTACTATTCATAATGCTAAAATAATCAAGCAACTAACTAGTTATTCATTTGATAGCTTTTCTGACTATATGTGGTCATTTACCGACGGTCAAGTTATTAATCATCACATTATCGATAATATTGATATCCCAAGTCAAAATGAATTGTCACAGCTCGTTTCAAAAGATATGAAAAAGCGCGGGTTTAAATTTATTGGTCCTGTAATTGTTTATTCTTATATGCAAGCAATAGGAATTATCAATGATCACGAGCAAAATTGCAGTTTTAATCCAGATAATTTTTGA
- a CDS encoding helix-turn-helix transcriptional regulator, whose protein sequence is MKINNNVQPVRKSLHLTQESLAKQIGVSRRFIFSIEKGNYTPSLMLAFQLAQALKTPLTDLFTMQ, encoded by the coding sequence ATGAAAATTAATAACAATGTTCAACCCGTTAGGAAATCACTTCACTTGACGCAAGAATCTCTAGCAAAACAAATTGGTGTTTCAAGGCGATTCATCTTTTCGATAGAAAAAGGAAACTATACACCTTCTTTGATGTTGGCCTTCCAGTTAGCACAAGCACTGAAAACACCACTGACTGATTTATTCACTATGCAATGA
- the ppx gene encoding exopolyphosphatase, which yields MTVIAVIDLGSNSVRMTISKYHQDGHYEVLGRLQEMVRLSEGMGEDKILQPEAIKRTLNALKNFKKALEEYPKAKVRAVATAAVRQASNQEIFLTEFEKTMNFPLQILTGEEEAHYDYVGIVNTLSINDALILDTGGASAELILVRNKESVHEISLPIGAVTISEMFLEKNVINAASLFKATVAIRQMFGDVSWLSDAVHLPLVALGGSNRTLAKISRRQRKITDMPIHGYHLSMKDATDIYQEILGKNLVERQKMAGLAKDRGDIIVGGLLPLIELLILLGGQQVIFSQAGLREGILFETIRQETGQQVIAPEPASMTVD from the coding sequence ATGACTGTTATAGCAGTAATCGATTTAGGATCAAACTCAGTTCGTATGACGATTAGTAAATACCATCAAGATGGTCACTATGAAGTACTGGGTCGATTGCAGGAAATGGTACGCCTTTCTGAAGGAATGGGTGAAGACAAAATTTTGCAACCAGAAGCAATTAAACGGACACTAAACGCCTTGAAAAATTTTAAGAAAGCTCTTGAAGAATATCCAAAAGCAAAGGTACGGGCAGTAGCCACAGCGGCTGTACGTCAAGCTAGCAATCAAGAGATCTTTTTAACAGAATTTGAAAAAACAATGAATTTTCCACTTCAGATTTTAACTGGTGAAGAGGAAGCACATTATGATTATGTTGGTATTGTTAATACACTAAGTATTAATGACGCTTTGATTTTGGATACAGGTGGTGCTTCTGCAGAATTAATTTTAGTTAGAAATAAAGAATCTGTGCATGAAATAAGTCTTCCGATTGGCGCAGTCACGATTAGCGAAATGTTCCTTGAGAAAAATGTTATTAATGCGGCCTCTTTATTTAAAGCAACGGTGGCGATTAGACAGATGTTTGGGGATGTTTCATGGTTGAGTGATGCAGTGCATTTACCTTTGGTTGCATTGGGAGGGAGCAATCGTACCTTGGCTAAAATCTCTCGACGGCAGCGAAAGATTACTGATATGCCTATTCATGGATATCATCTTAGTATGAAAGATGCGACTGATATATATCAAGAAATATTAGGTAAAAATCTTGTTGAGCGTCAAAAAATGGCAGGCTTGGCCAAGGATCGTGGTGATATCATTGTTGGTGGACTATTACCACTAATTGAGTTGCTTATTTTGCTTGGTGGCCAACAAGTGATTTTTTCACAAGCTGGATTGCGTGAAGGAATATTATTTGAAACAATTAGACAAGAGACAGGACAACAAGTTATTGCACCGGAGCCTGCCTCAATGACAGTAGATTAA
- the rplM gene encoding 50S ribosomal protein L13 produces MRTTFLAKPGEIEKKWYIIDAKDVVLGRLSTVVASILRGKNKPTFTPNVDMGDNVIIINASEVKLTGKKATDKVYYHHSNHPGGLKARTAGNYREFNPEKLLELSIHGMLPKNTLGRKQGLNLHVYAGSEHDHAAQKPEALDINKLV; encoded by the coding sequence ATGCGTACAACATTTTTAGCAAAACCAGGTGAAATCGAAAAGAAGTGGTATATTATTGATGCAAAAGACGTCGTTTTGGGACGTTTGTCAACAGTAGTAGCTTCAATTTTGCGTGGTAAGAACAAGCCAACGTTCACACCAAACGTTGACATGGGTGACAATGTCATCATCATCAATGCAAGCGAAGTTAAGTTGACTGGTAAGAAGGCCACTGATAAGGTTTATTACCACCACTCAAACCACCCAGGTGGTTTGAAGGCTCGCACAGCTGGAAACTATCGTGAATTCAACCCTGAAAAGTTGCTTGAATTATCAATCCACGGTATGTTGCCAAAGAACACTTTGGGACGTAAGCAAGGCTTGAACTTGCACGTGTATGCAGGATCAGAACACGATCACGCCGCACAAAAGCCCGAAGCACTTGACATCAACAAGTTAGTTTAA